A genomic stretch from Flavobacterium nitratireducens includes:
- a CDS encoding LysE family transporter: protein MNIIVSLLSGFISAFIGIIPPGLLNMTAAKVNMKDGRRHAFWFVSGAVVVIFLQVYLAVLFAQIINSRPDIVLLLREVGFVVFTALTVYFFWLAKTPKLKKPKLKKHSTKKRFFLGMFLSALNFFPIPYYVFISVSLSSYALFSFDLTSILIFVSGAVIGSFLVFYLYILFFKKLKLRLIIFFVI, encoded by the coding sequence ATGAATATAATTGTATCCTTGTTATCTGGTTTTATTTCTGCCTTTATAGGAATTATTCCTCCAGGTTTGTTAAATATGACTGCGGCCAAAGTAAATATGAAAGACGGAAGGCGTCATGCTTTTTGGTTTGTTTCAGGTGCCGTTGTGGTTATATTTCTACAGGTTTATCTCGCTGTTTTGTTTGCTCAAATTATCAACAGTAGACCTGATATTGTTTTGCTATTGCGTGAAGTTGGCTTTGTGGTTTTTACGGCTTTAACAGTCTATTTTTTTTGGTTAGCCAAAACGCCTAAACTAAAGAAACCCAAGTTGAAAAAACACAGTACCAAGAAACGTTTCTTTTTAGGGATGTTTTTATCGGCATTGAATTTTTTCCCAATACCCTACTATGTTTTTATCAGTGTTTCCTTGTCATCGTATGCTCTTTTTTCTTTTGATCTTACTTCAATTTTAATTTTTGTAAGTGGAGCAGTTATAGGTTCGTTTCTTGTTTTCTATTTATACATTCTTTTTTTCAAAAAATTGAAACTAAGGCTGATTATCTTCTTCGTAATATGA
- the trmB gene encoding tRNA (guanosine(46)-N7)-methyltransferase TrmB, translating to MGSKNKLKRFKENETFNNVFQPTREEVVGDLFSLKGKWNTDFFKNDNPIVLELGCGKGEYSVGLAERYPNKNFIGIDIKGARFWRGAKTAVETGLRNVAFVRTQIELINHIFAENEVDEIWITFPDPQIKYKRTKHRMTNSQFLQLYKKILKKDGVVNLKTDSEFMHGYTLGLLHGEGHEVLYANHNVYVNEGSPEEVTAFQTFYEKQYLEINKAITYIRFKIKD from the coding sequence GTGGGAAGTAAAAATAAATTAAAACGATTCAAAGAGAACGAGACATTCAATAATGTTTTTCAACCAACTAGAGAAGAAGTAGTAGGTGATTTATTTTCTTTAAAAGGGAAATGGAATACGGACTTCTTTAAAAATGACAATCCTATCGTATTGGAATTAGGTTGTGGAAAAGGGGAGTATTCTGTAGGTTTAGCCGAAAGATATCCTAACAAAAACTTTATTGGTATTGATATTAAAGGAGCCCGTTTTTGGCGCGGTGCAAAAACAGCTGTTGAAACAGGTTTGCGTAATGTAGCCTTTGTTCGTACTCAAATCGAATTGATTAATCATATTTTTGCTGAAAATGAAGTGGACGAAATCTGGATTACTTTCCCGGATCCACAAATCAAATACAAGCGTACCAAACACAGAATGACTAATTCACAGTTTTTACAATTGTATAAAAAAATCCTTAAAAAAGACGGAGTAGTCAATCTTAAAACCGATAGCGAATTTATGCACGGTTATACATTAGGATTGTTGCACGGAGAGGGTCATGAGGTTTTGTATGCTAATCATAATGTGTATGTGAACGAAGGTAGTCCTGAGGAAGTTACTGCTTTTCAAACTTTTTACGAAAAACAATATTTAGAAATTAATAAAGCAATCACCTATATCCGTTTTAAGATTAAAGACTAA
- a CDS encoding ammonium transporter produces MKIEKRWIISFVVISIVCISGLFWQVPLEPEAVHSQFGTIEQIVPADVAWMLTSCCLVLIMTPGLAFFYGGMVGKKNVISTMLQSFICMGVVTLIWVVVGFSLAFGEPLGIHIGDGFYSFVGDPTTFVFLDYVGVLPHKLIASTVPFMLFSLFQMKFAIIAPAIITGSFAERVRFISYLLFICLFSIFIYSPLCHAVWYPTGILGSFFGVKDFAGGTVVHMSAGFAALAGVLVLGKRKNSNHVPTNIPFVLLGTGMLWFGWIGFNAGSSMEANGVAAMAFGTTTTASAAAMLTWIFFDRINGRKVSALGACIGAVVGLVSITPAAGYVSVPESMFFGFIAALVSNKIVYSKYLKGIDDTLDVFACHGVGGIMGMILTAIFAHGEDASLLHGGWGVFSHHMTALLLVSIYTFFGAYLLFKITDKIIPMRVSEEAEIMGLDLSQHDETLFPIECAE; encoded by the coding sequence ATGAAAATTGAGAAGCGTTGGATCATTTCTTTTGTTGTAATTAGTATTGTTTGTATTTCGGGACTTTTTTGGCAAGTACCCTTAGAACCTGAGGCTGTACATTCCCAATTTGGGACAATCGAACAAATCGTACCTGCCGATGTTGCTTGGATGCTTACTTCTTGTTGTTTGGTACTTATTATGACGCCTGGTTTGGCCTTTTTTTACGGCGGTATGGTAGGAAAGAAAAATGTGATTTCTACGATGCTGCAAAGTTTTATTTGCATGGGTGTAGTTACTCTAATTTGGGTTGTTGTAGGCTTTAGTTTGGCCTTTGGAGAGCCGTTAGGGATTCATATAGGAGATGGATTCTATAGTTTTGTAGGTGATCCAACAACTTTTGTGTTTTTAGATTACGTAGGTGTGTTACCTCATAAGTTGATTGCTAGTACGGTGCCTTTCATGCTTTTTTCTTTATTCCAAATGAAATTTGCAATCATAGCACCAGCTATTATTACAGGTTCTTTTGCTGAACGTGTTCGCTTTATTTCCTACTTATTATTCATTTGTTTGTTTAGTATTTTTATCTATTCTCCTTTGTGTCATGCAGTTTGGTACCCAACAGGGATTTTAGGGTCTTTCTTTGGTGTAAAAGATTTTGCAGGAGGAACTGTAGTACATATGAGTGCTGGATTTGCAGCTTTGGCTGGGGTTTTAGTTTTAGGTAAAAGAAAAAACAGCAATCATGTGCCTACAAATATTCCTTTTGTTTTATTAGGGACAGGTATGCTTTGGTTTGGGTGGATAGGTTTCAATGCCGGTTCATCAATGGAGGCTAATGGTGTTGCTGCAATGGCATTTGGGACTACTACTACAGCATCTGCTGCAGCTATGCTTACTTGGATTTTCTTTGATCGAATTAATGGTCGAAAAGTTTCTGCTCTGGGTGCTTGTATTGGAGCAGTGGTAGGATTGGTTTCTATTACTCCTGCAGCAGGTTATGTATCGGTTCCAGAGAGTATGTTTTTTGGATTTATAGCGGCTTTGGTATCTAATAAAATTGTGTACTCTAAATATTTAAAAGGTATTGATGATACCTTAGATGTATTTGCTTGTCATGGTGTAGGAGGGATCATGGGGATGATTTTAACCGCTATTTTTGCTCATGGAGAGGATGCAAGTTTGCTTCACGGTGGATGGGGTGTTTTTAGTCACCATATGACCGCTTTATTGCTGGTTTCTATTTATACTTTCTTTGGTGCTTATTTGTTATTTAAAATTACAGACAAAATTATCCCAATGCGTGTTTCTGAAGAAGCTGAGATTATGGGGCTTGATTTGTCACAACACGACGAAACTCTATTTCCTATAGAGTGTGCTGAATAA
- a CDS encoding L,D-transpeptidase family protein, whose protein sequence is MLSGSTITKAFIQDLNIPISERIKTIIVNMERCRWVSSDIPKSKELIAINIPSFQLSYFKNQEVVLRSKVVVGKTMNKTIIFSAPMKYIVFSPYWNVPNSILKNEILPGIAKNPNYLAEHDMEWKGNSVRQRPGPKNSLGLIKFLFPNSNDIYLHDTPSKSLFETESRAFSHGCIRVAKPKELAMEILKDDPKWTAEKIEEAMHNGKETWHTLTNKIPVYIGYFTASVDNDGTIHFYNDIYKRDDLLAHLLFNQ, encoded by the coding sequence ATGCTTTCAGGAAGCACCATCACAAAGGCATTTATTCAAGATTTAAATATACCTATTAGCGAACGAATTAAAACCATAATTGTCAACATGGAACGCTGTCGATGGGTTTCTAGTGACATACCAAAATCTAAAGAATTAATCGCTATCAATATTCCATCATTTCAACTTTCGTATTTCAAAAACCAAGAAGTGGTTCTACGTTCAAAAGTAGTGGTGGGTAAAACCATGAATAAAACGATCATCTTTAGTGCTCCAATGAAATACATTGTTTTTAGCCCTTACTGGAATGTTCCAAATAGCATTTTAAAAAATGAAATTCTACCAGGAATAGCCAAAAATCCAAATTACTTAGCCGAACACGACATGGAATGGAAAGGCAATAGTGTTAGACAAAGACCAGGACCTAAGAACTCATTAGGTCTAATTAAATTCTTATTCCCTAATTCTAATGATATCTATCTTCATGACACTCCCTCGAAAAGTTTATTTGAAACAGAGAGCCGAGCCTTTAGTCATGGTTGTATTCGAGTAGCAAAACCAAAGGAATTAGCAATGGAAATCCTTAAAGACGACCCAAAATGGACTGCTGAAAAAATTGAAGAAGCCATGCATAACGGTAAAGAAACTTGGCATACACTTACCAACAAAATCCCAGTGTACATTGGTTATTTTACTGCATCGGTAGATAACGACGGAACCATTCACTTTTATAATGACATCTACAAAAGAGATGATTTATTAGCGCATTTATTATTTAATCAATAA
- a CDS encoding HPF/RaiA family ribosome-associated protein: MKIQFNTDKHIEGHQRAEAYFATEIETALARFEEKITRVEVHFGQENSAKMGIKDKRCLIEVRPAKLAPLAVTEHDDTNEKAFRGALEKVKKALKTTFEKQKEH; this comes from the coding sequence ATGAAAATTCAATTTAATACCGACAAACATATTGAGGGACACCAAAGAGCAGAAGCTTATTTTGCTACTGAAATAGAAACGGCATTAGCTCGTTTTGAAGAAAAAATAACTCGCGTTGAAGTACATTTTGGACAAGAAAATAGTGCAAAAATGGGCATCAAAGATAAGCGTTGCTTGATTGAGGTACGTCCGGCTAAATTAGCTCCTTTAGCTGTAACGGAACATGATGATACAAATGAAAAAGCTTTTAGAGGAGCACTAGAAAAAGTGAAAAAAGCATTGAAAACTACTTTTGAAAAACAAAAAGAACATTAA